From Hoeflea sp. 108:
AGCTTTCGAACCTGTTGGCCGGCAACATCTCGATCGTCCACAAGGTCACCGGCTCCTCGCGCACCTTCATGGGCGAGGAAGGCGCAGGCGTCTCGGCCATCGAGACGGCTGCAGCGCGCATCCGCTCCGGCCAGTCGACCCATGTGCTGGTTGGTGGTGCCTTCCAGACCGAACACTCCGACATGCTGCTCGGCTACGAACTGGCCGGCTACCTTCATCGTGGCCCATGGAAGCCCGTGTGGCAGCGCCAGGGCTCCGAAGGCGGCGGCGTGGTTTCCGGCTCCGGCGGCGCATTCCTGGTGCTTGAATCGCGCGAGCATGCCGAAGCCCGCGGCCAGAAGATCTATGCGCAGCTCGGTCCCGTCGTTTCGGGACGCGCCCGTCGTCGCCGCGACGGTGGCCTGGAGGCCGGGTTTGCCGAACTGCTGACCAGGGCGCAGCTGCCCGACGGTGAGTTGCTGGCGATCTCGGGTGCATCAGGCGCCCATGCCGCCACCGCGACCGAAAAAGCAGTGCTCGGCGCCAAGCCCATTGCCGCACGCGCGCTCTCGTCGCTCACCGGCCACATGAAAGAAGCTCAGTTTCCCTTTGCCGTGGCCCTTGCCGCGCTCGCCGTCGATCGCGGCGCGGGCTACCCGGCTTTCGAGGCTGGCGAGAAGGAATTTGCCGGAAAGCCGCGCAATGTTCTCGCAACTGCCGTCGGCTATCACCAATTCGAAGGCTTGGCGCTCGTCTCCGCGCCGCGCTGAAGGGTGTCAGGACAGAACATGGCCAATCTGAAGGATCATCTCGGCAGACCAGTGGTCGCCGTCACCGGTATCGGCGTCGTCACCTCGCTTGGTGTCGGCAAGGCCGACAACTGGGCAGCGCTGACCGCGGGCAAGTCGGGCATCCACCCGATCACCCGCTTCCCCACCGAGCTGCTCAACACCCGCATCTCCGGCATGGTCGATTTCCTGCCGTCGAGCACCAAAGGCGCCAGCGCCCTGACCTACGAGCTGGCCGAGACGGCAGCACGCGAAGCCGTCGAGGAAGCCGGTTTTGCCGGCGGCGATTTCGACGGCCCGCTGTTCCTTGCCTCCCCGCCGGTCGAGCTCGACTGGCGCGACCGCTTTGCGCTTTATGCCGGCGACGACGAAGGCTCGGCCTCGGAGCGCCTGCTCAAGGTAGCGGGCAACCAGAACTCGCTCGATATGTTCGAGACGTCGCAGTTCGGCTCGATCGCCGATCGCCTCGCCGACCGCTTCGGCACGCGCGGCCTGCCGATCACCACCTCGACGGCCTGCGCCTCGGGCGCCACCGCCATCCAGCTCGGCGTCGAGGCGATCCGTCGCGGCGAATGCGACCGCGCACTGTCGGTCGGCGCCGACGGCTCGGCAACCGCCGAGGCGTTGATCCGCTTCTCGCTGCTGTCGGCCCTTTCGACCAACAATGACGTGCCCGAAAAGGCATCGAAGCCCTTCTCCAAGGACCGCGACGGCTTTGTGCTGGCGGAAGGCTCTGCGGCG
This genomic window contains:
- a CDS encoding beta-ketoacyl-ACP synthase encodes the protein MANLKDHLGRPVVAVTGIGVVTSLGVGKADNWAALTAGKSGIHPITRFPTELLNTRISGMVDFLPSSTKGASALTYELAETAAREAVEEAGFAGGDFDGPLFLASPPVELDWRDRFALYAGDDEGSASERLLKVAGNQNSLDMFETSQFGSIADRLADRFGTRGLPITTSTACASGATAIQLGVEAIRRGECDRALSVGADGSATAEALIRFSLLSALSTNNDVPEKASKPFSKDRDGFVLAEGSAALVLESLESALARGAEVLGILRGCGEKADDFHRTRSKPDGSPAIGAVKAALADAGLSEDEIDYVNAHGTSTPENDKMEHLSLSTVFGERIRKIPVSSNKSMIGHTLSAAGAIEAAFSLMTMREGVIPPTINYDNPDPSIELDVVPNVKRKAEVRTVLSNSFGFGGQNTCLVMAREPV
- a CDS encoding beta-ketoacyl-ACP synthase, coding for MANRDVVITGIGLVSSLGEGGEAHWQKLSAPDAAPVIDVERFSPYSIHPLPEIDWGLQIAKRGDQRQMETWQRLGTYTAGMALDDAGIKGNDELSTTMDMVVAAGGGERDETVDAGVLAASETRGDRDVLLNEKLTTELRPTLFLAQLSNLLAGNISIVHKVTGSSRTFMGEEGAGVSAIETAAARIRSGQSTHVLVGGAFQTEHSDMLLGYELAGYLHRGPWKPVWQRQGSEGGGVVSGSGGAFLVLESREHAEARGQKIYAQLGPVVSGRARRRRDGGLEAGFAELLTRAQLPDGELLAISGASGAHAATATEKAVLGAKPIAARALSSLTGHMKEAQFPFAVALAALAVDRGAGYPAFEAGEKEFAGKPRNVLATAVGYHQFEGLALVSAPR